A genomic segment from Agromyces sp. CF514 encodes:
- a CDS encoding cation acetate symporter codes for MNAAISYAAITAVALASALIGFYGLRVSRTTSDFYVASRTVRPWWNASAIGGEYLSAASFLGIAGLILTTGAGGIWFPIGYTAGYLMLLLFVAAPLRRSGAYTIPDFVEARLESRTARLVTSTLVIVIGWFYIVPQLQGAALAVRITTGLPSWAGSLAVAVIVAVVVAAGGMRSITFVQAFQFWLKLTAIAVPVIVLLVFVGGVEPSLEAAAAFPATAGPGDLDPYRTVSLMIALLLGTLGLPHVLVRFYTNPDGDAARRTTVIVLVLLSVFYLFPTAFGLLGRAFAPDLVASGDADALVLVLPDRLMPGWGGDLLTALVIAGAFAAFLSTSSGLVVSLAGVISQDLLGGSVRGFRIAAVASSFVPLVVALATESTGLAGSVGLVFAFTASTLCPILLLGIWWRGLTPRGAVAGMLTGAVLSGAAILGGGVIGAAAPGIRPFLEQPAAWTVPAALLVTVLASRADRRRRPRGTDAFLARLHTPEQRVR; via the coding sequence GTGAACGCCGCGATCAGCTATGCCGCCATCACGGCCGTGGCGCTCGCCTCGGCGCTCATCGGCTTCTACGGGTTGCGCGTCTCGCGCACGACGAGCGACTTCTACGTCGCCTCGCGCACGGTGCGACCGTGGTGGAACGCCTCGGCGATCGGCGGCGAGTACCTCTCGGCAGCGAGCTTCCTCGGCATCGCCGGACTGATCCTGACGACGGGCGCAGGCGGCATCTGGTTCCCGATCGGCTACACGGCCGGATACCTCATGCTGCTGCTGTTCGTCGCCGCACCGCTCCGCAGGTCGGGCGCGTACACGATCCCCGACTTCGTCGAGGCGCGCCTGGAGTCGCGCACCGCCCGACTCGTGACGAGCACGCTCGTGATCGTGATCGGCTGGTTCTACATCGTGCCGCAGCTGCAGGGCGCCGCGCTCGCGGTGCGGATCACGACCGGGCTGCCCTCGTGGGCCGGATCCCTCGCCGTCGCGGTCATCGTCGCGGTCGTCGTCGCCGCCGGCGGCATGCGGTCGATCACGTTCGTGCAGGCGTTCCAGTTCTGGCTCAAGCTCACGGCGATCGCGGTGCCCGTGATCGTGCTGCTCGTCTTCGTCGGCGGCGTCGAACCCTCGCTCGAGGCGGCGGCGGCGTTCCCGGCGACGGCGGGTCCGGGCGACCTCGACCCGTACCGCACGGTTTCGCTCATGATCGCGCTGCTGCTCGGCACCCTGGGCCTGCCGCACGTGCTCGTGCGCTTCTACACGAACCCCGACGGCGACGCGGCCCGACGCACGACCGTCATCGTGCTCGTGCTGCTCTCGGTGTTCTACCTGTTCCCGACCGCCTTCGGCCTGCTGGGGCGGGCGTTCGCACCGGATCTCGTCGCCTCGGGCGATGCGGACGCACTCGTGCTCGTGCTGCCCGACCGGCTCATGCCCGGATGGGGCGGCGACCTGCTCACCGCGCTCGTCATCGCGGGGGCGTTCGCCGCGTTCCTCTCGACCTCCTCCGGCCTCGTGGTCTCGCTCGCGGGCGTCATCAGCCAGGACCTGCTCGGCGGCAGCGTGCGCGGATTCCGCATCGCCGCCGTCGCCTCGTCGTTCGTGCCGCTCGTCGTCGCGCTCGCGACCGAGTCGACCGGACTCGCCGGCAGCGTCGGCCTCGTGTTCGCGTTCACCGCGTCGACCCTGTGCCCGATCCTGCTGCTCGGCATCTGGTGGCGCGGGCTCACGCCGCGCGGCGCCGTGGCGGGCATGCTCACGGGCGCGGTGCTCTCGGGGGCGGCGATCCTCGGCGGCGGCGTGATCGGGGCGGCGGCGCCCGGCATCCGCCCGTTCCTCGAGCAGCCGGCCGCGTGGACCGTGCCGGCGGCGCTGCTCGTCACCGTGCTCGCCTCGCGCGCCGATCGACGACGACGGCCGCGCGGCACCGATGCGTTCCTCGCGCGGCTGCACACGCCCGAGCAGCGCGTGCGCTGA
- a CDS encoding sensor histidine kinase, whose amino-acid sequence MPESMLLAASAGVVAGALAVGVVLLLRRLVLAQRELGTDAEQATYQTLHLASRAAKHVRGGFDEAEAARAVRYLRAMLGCESLALVDPAGQVAIDGDDDVRAVAGELARAAQSAGKPHVQRRIAIWSRETDAAAAPILVGGRSAGAIVAFASPVRAGLVRATGEVASWVASQVELGELDASRAALAEAEVRALRAQISPHFIYNALNAIASFINTDPAKARELVLEFADFTRYSFRRHGDFTTVAEELRSIDSYLELERARFGERLRVTLQVAPEVLSTVVPFLSIQPLVENAVRHGLEGKEGGGRITITAADSGAFAEISVEDDGVGIDPVVLEEVLAGGSPGEHVGLRNVDARLRQVYGEEHGLVVETNLGAGTLVRMRVPKSQPNSPAGPKPEAPTAIARDGSQTR is encoded by the coding sequence ATGCCCGAGTCGATGCTGCTCGCCGCGAGCGCCGGTGTCGTCGCCGGCGCCCTGGCGGTCGGCGTCGTGCTGCTGCTGCGCCGCCTGGTGCTGGCGCAGCGCGAACTCGGCACCGATGCCGAGCAGGCGACGTACCAGACGCTGCACCTCGCGAGCCGGGCGGCGAAGCACGTGCGCGGCGGCTTCGACGAGGCCGAGGCGGCTCGTGCGGTGCGGTACCTGCGCGCGATGCTCGGCTGCGAGAGCCTCGCGCTCGTCGACCCCGCCGGGCAGGTCGCGATCGACGGCGACGACGACGTCCGCGCCGTCGCAGGCGAGCTCGCGCGGGCCGCGCAGTCGGCGGGCAAGCCGCACGTGCAGCGCCGCATCGCGATCTGGTCGCGCGAGACGGATGCCGCGGCCGCGCCGATCCTCGTCGGCGGCCGTTCGGCCGGGGCGATCGTGGCGTTCGCGTCGCCCGTGCGGGCGGGCCTCGTGCGCGCGACGGGCGAGGTCGCGAGCTGGGTGGCGTCGCAGGTCGAGCTCGGAGAGCTCGACGCGTCGCGCGCGGCCCTCGCCGAGGCCGAGGTGCGTGCGCTCCGCGCGCAGATCAGCCCGCACTTCATCTACAACGCGCTGAACGCGATCGCGTCGTTCATCAACACCGATCCGGCGAAGGCGCGCGAGCTCGTGCTCGAGTTCGCGGACTTCACGCGGTACTCGTTCCGCCGGCACGGCGACTTCACGACGGTCGCCGAGGAGCTGCGCTCGATCGACAGCTACCTCGAGCTCGAGCGGGCGCGCTTCGGCGAGCGCCTGCGGGTCACCCTGCAGGTGGCGCCCGAGGTGCTCTCGACGGTGGTGCCGTTCCTGTCGATCCAGCCGCTCGTCGAGAACGCGGTGCGGCACGGCCTCGAGGGCAAGGAGGGCGGCGGGCGCATCACGATCACGGCCGCCGACTCGGGCGCCTTCGCCGAGATCAGCGTCGAGGACGACGGCGTCGGCATCGATCCGGTCGTGCTCGAGGAGGTGCTCGCGGGCGGTTCGCCGGGCGAGCACGTCGGGCTCCGCAACGTCGATGCCCGCCTGCGGCAGGTCTACGGCGAGGAGCACGGGCTCGTCGTCGAGACGAACCTCGGCGCCGGCACGCTCGTGCGCATGCGCGTGCCCAAGTCGCAACCGAACTCCCCCGCCGGCCCGAAGCCCGAGGCGCCGACCGCCATCGCCCGAGACGGGAGCCAGACCAGATGA
- a CDS encoding LytTR family DNA-binding domain-containing protein, translating into MISVLIADDERPALDELAFLLSQDPRIGTVHQASSGSEAIRLLTREPVDAAFLDIHMPGLSGFDLARALQRFERRPALVFVTADEEGALEAFDLAAVDYLLKPVRTERLQRSIGRIVEVLKAGAATPTGGIPTASAPEMIAVTLGGTTRMIRRDEVRYVQAQGDYARLHTDEASYLVRVPMADLERQWADAGFVRVHRSYLVSLAHLTRIRLGTDRPSVTIAGAELPVSRRLLPSVRERLESATLRPRT; encoded by the coding sequence ATGATCTCCGTGCTCATCGCCGACGACGAACGGCCGGCGCTCGACGAGCTGGCGTTCCTGCTCTCGCAGGATCCGCGCATCGGCACCGTGCACCAGGCGTCCTCGGGGTCCGAGGCGATCCGCCTGCTCACGCGCGAGCCGGTCGACGCCGCCTTCCTCGACATCCACATGCCGGGGCTCAGCGGGTTCGACCTCGCCAGGGCCCTCCAGCGTTTCGAACGTCGGCCGGCGCTCGTGTTCGTGACCGCCGACGAAGAGGGAGCACTCGAGGCGTTCGACCTCGCCGCGGTCGACTACCTGCTGAAGCCCGTGCGCACCGAGCGGCTGCAGCGGTCGATCGGGCGCATCGTCGAGGTGCTGAAGGCCGGCGCCGCGACGCCGACCGGCGGCATCCCGACGGCCTCGGCGCCCGAGATGATCGCCGTGACGCTCGGCGGCACGACCCGCATGATCCGACGCGACGAGGTGCGCTACGTGCAGGCGCAGGGCGACTACGCGCGGCTGCACACCGACGAGGCGAGCTACCTCGTGCGGGTGCCGATGGCCGACCTCGAACGGCAGTGGGCCGATGCGGGCTTCGTGCGCGTGCACCGCTCGTACCTCGTCTCGCTCGCGCACCTCACGCGCATCCGCCTCGGCACCGACCGCCCGAGCGTCACGATCGCCGGCGCCGAGCTGCCCGTGAGCCGCCGCCTGCTGCCCTCGGTGCGCGAACGTCTCGAGTCCGCGACGCTCCGGCCCCGCACATGA